In Pseudoliparis swirei isolate HS2019 ecotype Mariana Trench chromosome 9, NWPU_hadal_v1, whole genome shotgun sequence, a genomic segment contains:
- the tsr2 gene encoding pre-rRNA-processing protein TSR2 homolog yields the protein MAASAASRELFTEAVRAVLHSWPVLQIAVDNGFGGVYGEQKADWMVDIVQQYFHDNADLQKGEVEDYLADLMDQEFDTMVDDESLPQVCDSLLQAFLQWQQGALQPLQHTIHTLTQKKTPRAKVTAPPTQSDEDSDDDAEGMECESSSGPSASSRDPPPPPREEEDGWTVVRKKK from the exons ATGGCGGCCTCTGCTGCTTCACGTGAGCTCTTCACGGAGGCGGTGAGAGCGGTTCTTCACTCTTGGCCGGTTCTTCAG ATCGCCGTGGACAACGGGTTTGGGGGCGTGTACGGAGAGCAGAAAGCTGATTGGATGGTGGACATCGTCCAGCAGTACTTCCATGACAACG ctgaccTGCagaagggggaggtggaggactaCCTCGCTGACCTGATGGATCAGGAGTTCGACACCATGGTGGATGATGAGAGTTtacctcag gtGTGTGACAGTCTGCTGCAGGCGTTCCTCCAGtggcagcagggggcgctgcagcCGCTCCAACACACCATCCACACTCTGACACAGAAGAAGACTCCGAGGGCAAAGGTCACCGCTCCGCCCACACAGTCTGACGAAGACAGCGACGACGACGCAGAG GGGATGGAGTGTGAATCCTCCTCCGGTCCATCGGCCAGCAGCagagatcctcctcctcctcctcgggaggaagaggacggcTGGACGGTTGTGCGTAAGAAgaagtga